The following proteins are co-located in the Camelina sativa cultivar DH55 chromosome 12, Cs, whole genome shotgun sequence genome:
- the LOC104732726 gene encoding uncharacterized protein LOC104732726: MNATMHKHRPHACSVLNPTQPPFMLTLLVSPESSYTVSTLALINIIINNLTELSSKEDKAEVKKVLKACKQDLSMKVPKKLSEAKTDLRSGDYDKAARSIMLALSYPWSCRSNLQSVKFDEYLYEESLELFSQINIYAQLSDAAMRIIDRF; this comes from the exons ATGAATGCCACAATGCACAAGCACCGACCACATGCATGCAGTGTCTTGAATCCGACCCAACCTCCGTTCATGCTGACCCTGTTGGTATCGCCGGAGTCGTCATACACTGTCTCGACTCTCGCCTTAATTAATATCATCATCAA CAACCTAACGGAACTATCGTCAAAGGAAGACAAAGCTGAAGTTAAGAAAGTTTTGAAGGCTTGCAAACAGGACTTGTCCATGAAGGTACCTAAAAAACTATCGGAAGCCAAAACGGATCTGAGAAGCGGTGATTACGACAAAGCCGCTAGATCGATAATGCTTGCACTTAGCTACCCTTGGAGCTGTCGGTCCAATCTCCAGAGTGTCAAGTTTGATGAGTATTTGTATGAGGAGTCATTGGAGCTATTTAGCCAAATCAACATATATGCCCAACTCTCTGATGCTGCTATGAGGATCATTGATCGCTTCTAA
- the LOC104732725 gene encoding uncharacterized protein LOC104732725 — MALVQRIPVSSSSVRNWQQARTNNLSPVCCLHYKTASSSSSSSSSSPFTEKHSVERYQRDQWLYKAVEPTPPSTPSPSPFEDEVFVRENDIASQLPELKKLLSVLREKRVKGCKGGDCGPGDVYLVGTGPGDPELLTLKAVRVIQSADLLLYDRLVSNDVLELVAPDARLLYVGKTAGYHSRTQEEIHELLLSFAEAGATVVRLKGGDPLVFGRGGEEMDFLQQQGIRVQVIPGITAASGIAAELGIPLTHRGVATSVRFLTGHSRKGGTDPLFVAENAADPDTTLVVYMGLGTLPSLAQKLMDHGLPCDTPAVAVERGTTPLQRTVFAELKDFATEIQSAGLVSPTLIIIGKVVELSPLWPHCTKESSCLVETR; from the exons ATGGCTCTTGTCCAGAGGATTCCAGTTTCCTCTTCTAGTGTTCGGAATTGGCAACAAGCCAGGACCAATAATTTGAGTCCTGTTTGTTGTTTACATTACAAGActgcgtcttcttcttcttcttcttcttcttcttcgccgttTACAGAGAAGCACTCTGTGGAGAGGTACCAGAGGGATCAATGGCTGTACAAGGCGGTTGAACCCACCCCGCCATCGACTCCATCTCCATCGCCGTTTGAAGATGAAGTCTTTGTTAGGGAAAACGACATTGCATCGCAGCTGCCTGAGCTGAAGAAGCTCTTGTCTGTgctgagagagaagagagttaaAGGCTGCAAAGGTGGTGATTGTGGACCAGGAGATGTGTATCTCGTTGGGACAGGACCAGGAGATCCTGAGCTTCTGACTCTTAAAGCTGTCAGAGTTATTCAAAGTGCTGATCTTTTGCTTTACGACAGGCTTGTCTCCAATGATGTCTTGGAGTTGGTTGCTCCTGATGCTAGGCTTCTTTATGTCGGCAAAACCGCTGGTTATCATAGCAGAACTCAG GAGGAGATTCATGAACTACTCCTAAGTTTTGCTGAAGCTGGTGCCACTGTTGTCAGGCTTAAAGGTGGAGATCCTCTG GTCTTTGGACGGGGTGGGGAAGAAATGGACTTTCTACAACAGCAAGGGATTCGAGTTCAAGTTATCCCAG GGATTACTGCGGCATCGGGGATAGCAGCAGAGTTGGGGATTCCATTAACACATCGAGGTGTTGCAACTAGTGTGAGGTTCCTCACTGGTCATTCTAGGAAAGGAGGGACCGACCCTTTGTTTGTTGCAGAGAATGCAGCTGACCCGGATACAACACTTGTCGTTTATATGGGTTTGGGAACGTTACCTTCTCTAGCGCAAAAACTGATGGACCATGGTCTCCCTTGTGATACACCAGCTGTTGCGGTTGAACGTGGAACAACTCCTCTACAGCGTACG GTTTTTGCTGAGCTTAAAGATTTTGCAACTGAGATTCAGTCAGCTGGATTGGTGTCACCAACGCTCATCATCATAGGGAAAGTCGTCGAGCTCTCGCCTTTATGGCCACATTGCACGAAAGAATCATCCTGCCTTGTAGAGACCCGTTAG